In Fusobacterium perfoetens ATCC 29250, a genomic segment contains:
- a CDS encoding energy-coupling factor ABC transporter substrate-binding protein — translation MKKDKKIVVTLLIIVILTVFTPLFILKNAKFGGSDNAGSTMIENINNEYEPWFTPILEKAIGGELPGEVESLFFCLQTAIGVGIIAFYMGRMYERKRLGKEEEDL, via the coding sequence ATGAAAAAAGATAAAAAAATAGTGGTTACCTTATTAATTATAGTGATATTAACAGTATTTACTCCTCTTTTTATTTTAAAAAATGCAAAATTTGGTGGTTCTGATAATGCAGGTAGTACAATGATAGAAAATATAAATAATGAGTATGAACCATGGTTTACTCCTATTTTAGAAAAAGCAATAGGAGGAGAGTTACCTGGAGAGGTAGAAAGTTTATTTTTCTGTCTTCAAACAGCTATAGGAGTTGGAATTATAGCTTTTTATATGGGAAGAATGTATGAAAGAAAAAGATTAGGAAAAGAAGAAGAAGATTTATAA
- a CDS encoding aspartate kinase, which produces MRVVLKYGGSSVATIEKIKAIAEYIVNLKKTKYNEIIVVASAMGKTTNALIAMAKEISDSPNQRELDSLLSTGEQQTVSLLSMAINSLGQKAVSLTGYQANVKTVGVHTKSKIKNIDTEKIEEYLKDNNVVIVAGFQGINDHGDITTLGRGGSDTSAVALAASLKCECRIYTDVEGIYSVDPRLYKNAKFLDKISYEEMMEMANLGAGVMETRAVEIGKKYNIPIFVGKTLSETGGTWIMDMNDVLEDKLVTGISITKEIIVTTLSNINYSSEKIAKIFTIINEVGLNINMISQNVSNDNKAKISFSCVEGEKYLLDQAIERIKMELPCIELGYNDNLSMISIVGVGMINNSGVSGKFFSALSRAGINFYQVTTSEISVSCSIERKDINKAVEVVAEEFNL; this is translated from the coding sequence ATGAGAGTAGTATTAAAATATGGTGGTTCTAGTGTAGCAACTATTGAAAAAATTAAAGCGATAGCTGAATATATAGTGAACTTAAAGAAAACAAAATATAATGAAATTATAGTTGTTGCTTCAGCAATGGGAAAAACAACAAATGCCCTTATTGCTATGGCAAAAGAAATCTCTGATTCACCAAATCAAAGAGAATTAGATTCTCTTTTATCTACAGGGGAACAACAAACAGTTTCTTTATTATCAATGGCTATAAATTCTTTGGGACAAAAAGCTGTATCATTAACAGGGTATCAAGCTAATGTAAAAACTGTAGGAGTTCATACAAAAAGTAAAATCAAAAATATTGATACAGAAAAAATAGAAGAATATTTAAAAGATAATAATGTTGTTATAGTAGCTGGATTTCAAGGAATAAATGACCATGGAGATATAACCACATTAGGAAGAGGAGGGTCAGACACAAGTGCTGTTGCCTTAGCTGCTTCTCTAAAATGTGAATGTAGAATATATACAGATGTTGAGGGAATTTATAGTGTTGACCCAAGACTTTATAAAAATGCTAAATTTTTAGATAAAATTTCTTATGAAGAAATGATGGAAATGGCTAATCTTGGAGCTGGAGTAATGGAGACAAGAGCTGTGGAAATTGGTAAAAAATATAATATTCCTATTTTTGTTGGAAAAACTTTAAGTGAGACAGGAGGAACTTGGATAATGGATATGAATGATGTTTTAGAGGATAAATTAGTAACAGGAATTAGTATAACAAAAGAGATAATAGTAACAACTCTTTCAAATATTAATTATTCTAGTGAAAAAATAGCAAAAATATTTACAATAATTAATGAAGTGGGATTAAATATAAATATGATTTCTCAAAATGTTTCAAATGACAATAAAGCTAAAATATCATTTAGCTGTGTAGAAGGAGAAAAATATTTATTAGACCAAGCTATTGAAAGAATAAAGATGGAATTACCTTGTATAGAGTTAGGATATAATGATAACTTATCAATGATTTCAATAGTAGGTGTAGGAATGATAAATAACTCTGGAGTATCTGGTAAATTCTTCTCAGCTTTAAGTAGAGCAGGAATAAATTTTTATCAAGTAACAACATCAGAGATAAGTGTTTCATGTAGTATAGAAAGAAAAGATATAAATAAAGCAGTAGAAGTAGTAGCAGAAGAATTTAATTTATAG
- the cbiQ gene encoding cobalt ECF transporter T component CbiQ: MKLLIIFLTIFFLYFILKRKNNYSVDKREKYFEYYSYKSQIRDWNSYLKVFYPIILIFLSVGLNNILVSLFIFLITNYITIYLGKIPIKRYIDSWKIPFLFLIFTIIVININISKEKIGDYNFYFLNNYIYFTKEKLYESIEIFFRVLSGISSMYMLIYSTSIEEIIKVLRKIKMPDIIIEIMYLTYRYIFILLNTYYEMRVAIESRLGFINYKLSLNSFGKIISNIFLISFRKSIVFYEAMEARNYNGKLIFFERKEKFQKKIFICMLLSIVFLILVFIFEKNRWN, from the coding sequence ATGAAGTTATTAATAATATTTCTTACAATATTTTTTCTATATTTTATATTAAAAAGAAAAAATAATTATTCTGTGGATAAAAGAGAAAAATATTTTGAATATTATAGTTATAAATCTCAAATAAGAGATTGGAATTCATACTTAAAAGTTTTTTATCCAATAATATTAATATTTTTATCTGTTGGTTTAAATAATATTCTAGTATCACTTTTTATATTTCTAATTACCAATTATATAACAATATATCTTGGAAAAATTCCTATAAAACGATATATAGATTCTTGGAAAATTCCCTTTTTATTTTTAATTTTTACAATAATTGTTATAAATATTAATATCTCAAAAGAAAAAATAGGAGATTATAATTTTTATTTTCTTAATAATTATATATATTTTACAAAAGAAAAATTATATGAAAGTATTGAAATCTTTTTTAGAGTCTTAAGTGGCATTAGTTCAATGTATATGCTTATATATTCAACTTCTATTGAAGAAATAATAAAAGTTTTAAGAAAAATAAAAATGCCAGATATTATAATAGAAATAATGTATTTAACTTATAGATATATTTTTATATTATTAAATACTTATTATGAAATGAGAGTAGCTATAGAATCAAGACTTGGTTTTATAAATTATAAATTATCTTTAAACTCTTTTGGTAAAATAATTTCTAATATTTTTTTAATTTCATTTAGGAAAAGTATAGTTTTTTATGAAGCAATGGAAGCAAGAAATTATAATGGAAAATTGATATTTTTTGAGAGAAAGGAAAAATTTCAAAAGAAGATATTTATTTGTATGCTATTGTCTATTGTATTTTTGATTTTAGTATTTATTTTTGAAAAAAATAGGTGGAATTGA
- a CDS encoding energy-coupling factor ABC transporter permease: MKTDKNIFIICLLMLVISLNSYGMHIMEGYLPLNFCITWGIISIPFLYLGTKRLGKSIEANRKNITLIAMSGAFIFVISSLKIPSVTGSCSHMTGVGLGAILFGPLAVSVLGTIVLLFQAILLAHGGLTTLGANIFSMCIVGPIVTFVIYKLLLKLKVNKRIAIFFGAMLGDLITYCVTSLQLAFAFPSTDGGVLVSSIKFLGVFAPTQIPLAIVEGILTVIIMIGLENYARKELRNIGF, from the coding sequence ATGAAAACAGATAAAAATATTTTTATTATTTGTTTATTGATGCTTGTTATATCTCTAAATTCTTATGGAATGCATATAATGGAGGGATATTTACCATTAAATTTTTGTATAACTTGGGGAATTATTTCTATTCCATTTTTATATTTAGGAACTAAAAGATTAGGAAAAAGTATAGAAGCTAATAGAAAAAATATAACTTTAATAGCTATGTCAGGAGCTTTTATATTTGTAATTTCTTCTTTAAAAATTCCATCAGTAACAGGAAGTTGCTCACATATGACAGGAGTAGGTTTAGGAGCAATATTATTTGGACCATTAGCAGTAAGTGTGTTAGGAACTATAGTTTTATTATTTCAAGCTATACTTTTAGCTCATGGGGGGCTTACTACTTTAGGTGCTAATATATTTTCTATGTGTATAGTAGGACCTATAGTAACTTTTGTTATTTATAAATTATTATTAAAATTGAAAGTTAATAAAAGAATAGCCATATTCTTTGGAGCTATGTTAGGAGATTTAATAACATATTGTGTGACAAGTCTTCAATTAGCCTTTGCTTTCCCTTCAACAGATGGAGGAGTTTTAGTTTCAAGCATAAAATTTTTAGGAGTTTTTGCTCCAACTCAAATACCTCTTGCTATTGTAGAAGGAATATTAACAGTTATTATTATGATTGGTCTTGAAAATTACGCTAGAAAAGAATTAAGAAATATAGGATTTTAA
- a CDS encoding aspartate-semialdehyde dehydrogenase, with product MRVAIVGATGLVGSTFLKVLEERDLGITELYLFASARSAGKKITFRGKEYTVEELTENSFDRGIDIALFSAGGDISKKYAPIAASKGCLVVDNSSAWRMDPEVPLVVPEVNKEAAFTNHGIIANPNCSTIQCMAPLKALAEKYGLKRVIYNTYQAVSGTGQKGVEDLQNGLKGLAPKVYPHQIVNNCLPHIDVFMDNGYTKEEIKMINETRKILELPDLPVTATCVRVPVINSHSVSITAELNSEFDIEDVKKVIGEYEGIILVDNPKNNEYPLATEASGQDKVLVGRIRRDFSTENSVNLWTVADNIRKGAATNAVQIAELFRDIKNKLA from the coding sequence ATGAGAGTTGCTATTGTAGGAGCTACAGGATTAGTAGGAAGTACATTTTTAAAAGTTTTAGAGGAAAGAGATTTAGGAATAACAGAGTTATATTTATTTGCTTCAGCAAGAAGTGCTGGTAAAAAAATAACTTTTAGAGGAAAAGAATATACAGTAGAAGAATTAACAGAAAATAGTTTTGATAGAGGAATTGATATAGCTCTATTTTCAGCTGGTGGAGATATAAGTAAAAAATATGCCCCAATAGCAGCTTCAAAAGGATGTTTAGTAGTTGATAACTCTTCAGCCTGGAGAATGGATCCAGAAGTTCCATTAGTTGTACCAGAAGTTAATAAAGAGGCAGCATTTACAAATCATGGAATTATAGCAAATCCAAACTGTTCAACAATTCAATGTATGGCTCCATTAAAAGCTTTAGCTGAAAAATATGGATTAAAAAGAGTAATATACAATACATATCAAGCTGTATCAGGTACAGGACAAAAAGGTGTAGAGGATTTACAAAATGGATTAAAAGGATTAGCTCCTAAAGTATATCCTCATCAAATTGTAAATAACTGTTTACCACATATAGATGTATTTATGGATAATGGATATACAAAAGAAGAGATAAAAATGATAAATGAAACAAGAAAAATATTAGAACTTCCAGATTTACCTGTAACAGCTACTTGTGTAAGAGTTCCAGTTATAAATTCTCACTCAGTATCAATTACAGCTGAGCTTAATAGTGAATTTGATATAGAAGATGTAAAAAAAGTTATTGGTGAGTATGAAGGAATAATATTAGTGGACAATCCTAAAAATAATGAATATCCTTTAGCTACTGAAGCTAGTGGACAAGATAAAGTTTTAGTAGGAAGAATAAGAAGAGATTTCAGTACAGAAAATAGTGTAAACTTATGGACTGTGGCTGACAATATAAGAAAAGGAGCAGCTACTAATGCTGTTCAAATAGCCGAATTATTTAGAGATATAAAAAATAAATTAGCTTAA
- a CDS encoding butyryl-CoA:acetate CoA-transferase: protein MLPSFENEYKSKLVSAEEAAKVIKSGDFVDYGWCGTTTDAVDRAFAKRIMEVEDVNIFGGVLLKQPEIFKVEGGENHFTWNTWHASGIERRRVGEGKAFYSPIRYSEVPGFYRQGFQKIDVAILQVTPMDKFGYFNFSVSPSHSMAVCETAKVVIVEVNKNLPVCHGGYEHAIHVSQVDMIVEGDNPNVSILPGPGEATDVDNAVAKLIVEELQDGCCIQLGIGGMPTAVGSLIAKSDLKDLGVHSEMYVDSFVEMAKAGKITGSKKTIDRYRQTFAFAAGGQDLYDYLNDNPEIMAAPVDYVNDVRVVSQIDNFISINNAVDLDLFGQVNAESSGTKHISGAGGQLDFVMGAYLSKGGKSFICCSSSFKTKDGKLQSRIRPTLTEGTIVTDTRANTHFVVTEYGKANLKGKTTWQRAEALINIAHPEFREELIREAEKMKIWRKSNKK, encoded by the coding sequence TTGTTACCAAGTTTTGAAAATGAATATAAAAGCAAATTAGTATCAGCAGAAGAAGCAGCAAAAGTTATAAAATCAGGAGATTTTGTAGACTATGGTTGGTGTGGAACAACTACAGATGCAGTAGACAGAGCTTTTGCTAAAAGAATAATGGAAGTTGAGGATGTAAATATTTTTGGAGGAGTTTTATTAAAACAACCAGAAATATTTAAAGTTGAAGGTGGAGAAAATCACTTTACATGGAATACTTGGCATGCAAGTGGAATTGAAAGAAGAAGAGTAGGAGAGGGAAAAGCTTTCTATTCTCCAATTAGATATTCAGAAGTTCCAGGATTCTATAGACAAGGATTTCAAAAAATAGATGTGGCAATATTACAAGTTACTCCAATGGATAAATTTGGATATTTTAACTTTAGTGTAAGTCCAAGTCATTCAATGGCAGTTTGTGAAACAGCTAAAGTGGTTATAGTTGAAGTAAATAAAAACTTACCAGTTTGTCATGGAGGATATGAGCATGCAATTCATGTATCACAAGTTGATATGATAGTAGAGGGAGATAATCCTAATGTTTCAATATTACCAGGACCAGGAGAAGCTACTGATGTAGATAATGCTGTTGCTAAATTAATAGTTGAGGAATTACAAGATGGTTGTTGTATTCAATTAGGTATTGGAGGAATGCCTACAGCTGTTGGGTCATTAATAGCTAAATCAGATTTAAAAGATTTAGGAGTTCACTCAGAAATGTATGTTGACTCTTTTGTTGAAATGGCAAAAGCTGGAAAAATAACAGGTTCTAAAAAAACAATAGACAGATATAGACAAACATTTGCTTTCGCAGCTGGAGGACAAGATTTATATGATTATCTAAATGATAACCCAGAAATTATGGCAGCTCCAGTAGATTATGTAAATGATGTAAGAGTTGTATCTCAAATAGATAATTTTATATCTATCAATAACGCTGTAGATTTAGACTTATTTGGACAAGTAAATGCTGAATCTTCTGGAACAAAACATATAAGTGGAGCTGGAGGACAATTAGACTTTGTTATGGGAGCTTACTTATCAAAAGGTGGAAAAAGTTTCATTTGTTGTTCTTCATCATTTAAAACAAAAGATGGAAAATTACAATCAAGAATTCGTCCTACTTTAACAGAAGGAACAATAGTAACAGATACAAGAGCAAATACTCATTTTGTTGTAACAGAGTATGGAAAAGCTAACTTAAAAGGAAAAACTACTTGGCAAAGAGCAGAAGCTTTAATTAATATAGCTCATCCAGAATTTAGAGAAGAGTTAATAAGAGAAGCTGAAAAAATGAAAATTTGGAGAAAATCTAACAAAAAATAA
- a CDS encoding 4-hydroxyphenylacetate 3-hydroxylase N-terminal domain-containing protein gives MGLMTREQYQNSIRARKPMNVWFLGEKIEDLTTYPVLSASFNAISKVYELQSNPSWKDLITVKSHLNGEDVSIYNAPLSSPEDANRKTRAARALAEVIGCCTHRCTGSEAFAGLGPCTYDMDQDLGTNYFDRFMKFLDYVQKNDLTCTVTVTDVKGLRTLPPHKQPDRNSYVHIDEIRDDGIIISGYKCNQTGILFAHEIIIVPTTAMQPEDKDFALACAIPADSPNITFVLGRTPQDKRFFEIGGDIEGIDLGKKYADHQAMVYFDKVFVPNERVFMCGETKYVGRLLSYFTAVHRLTAGGCKAGGCTALCGAASLITEMVGVQKAGHIKTKLTEMAMIAETVYALSIASGIEGFKHPSGFWIPNPLLSHTCKYTCTKIPFDAVRYARDIIAGFGETAPSEFDMRSPEIGEICRRAFNPGNPEYDSFDRLRAVRFIEHMVRGSNWTAMALHGGGNQEASTVMARSFTDWKHLQNIAKSACGITKDGDKYDEIINDIGRRNGRICTIGDLPKSDK, from the coding sequence ATGGGACTAATGACAAGAGAACAATATCAAAATAGCATAAGAGCAAGAAAGCCTATGAATGTTTGGTTTTTAGGAGAAAAAATAGAAGACTTGACTACATATCCTGTATTATCTGCTAGTTTTAATGCAATATCTAAGGTATATGAATTACAAAGTAATCCTAGTTGGAAAGATTTAATAACTGTTAAATCTCATTTAAACGGAGAAGATGTAAGTATTTATAATGCACCATTAAGTTCTCCAGAAGATGCCAATAGAAAAACAAGAGCAGCTAGAGCATTGGCTGAAGTTATAGGATGTTGTACTCATCGTTGTACAGGTTCAGAAGCTTTTGCTGGTTTAGGACCATGTACTTATGATATGGACCAAGATTTAGGTACTAATTATTTTGATAGATTTATGAAATTTTTAGATTATGTTCAAAAGAATGATTTAACTTGTACAGTTACAGTTACTGATGTAAAAGGATTGAGAACTTTACCACCACATAAACAACCAGATAGAAATTCTTATGTTCATATTGATGAAATAAGAGATGATGGTATTATAATTAGTGGATATAAATGTAATCAAACTGGTATTTTGTTTGCACATGAAATTATTATAGTACCTACAACAGCTATGCAACCAGAAGATAAAGACTTTGCTTTAGCTTGTGCTATACCAGCCGATTCTCCAAACATCACTTTTGTTTTAGGACGTACTCCTCAAGATAAAAGATTTTTTGAAATAGGTGGAGATATTGAAGGTATAGATTTAGGTAAAAAATATGCTGACCATCAAGCAATGGTTTATTTTGATAAAGTATTTGTACCTAATGAAAGGGTATTTATGTGTGGAGAAACAAAATATGTTGGCCGTCTTTTAAGTTATTTTACAGCTGTTCACCGTTTAACTGCTGGTGGATGTAAAGCTGGTGGATGTACAGCTCTTTGTGGAGCTGCAAGTTTAATAACCGAGATGGTAGGAGTTCAAAAAGCTGGACATATAAAAACAAAACTTACAGAAATGGCTATGATTGCTGAAACTGTATATGCTTTATCAATAGCTTCAGGAATTGAAGGATTTAAACATCCAAGTGGTTTCTGGATTCCTAATCCATTATTATCTCATACATGTAAATATACATGTACAAAAATACCATTTGATGCTGTTCGTTATGCTAGAGATATTATTGCTGGTTTTGGAGAAACAGCTCCTTCAGAGTTTGATATGCGTTCACCAGAAATTGGAGAAATTTGTAGAAGGGCTTTCAATCCTGGAAATCCAGAATATGATTCATTTGATAGATTAAGAGCAGTTCGTTTTATAGAACATATGGTTAGAGGTTCAAACTGGACAGCAATGGCTCTTCATGGTGGAGGAAATCAAGAAGCTTCTACAGTAATGGCTCGTTCATTTACAGATTGGAAACATCTTCAAAATATAGCTAAAAGTGCTTGTGGAATTACAAAAGATGGAGATAAATATGATGAAATTATAAATGATATAGGAAGAAGAAATGGGCGTATTTGTACTATAGGAGATTTACCTAAAAGTGATAAATAG
- the dapA gene encoding 4-hydroxy-tetrahydrodipicolinate synthase: MSIFTGSGVALVTPFTNDNQVNYKKLEELLEFHVENKTDAIVVVGTTGEASTMTEEERLEVIKFTVEKINKRIPVIAGTGSNCTKTAVEFSKKVEELGVDALLVVTPYYNKGNENGIYEHYKSIASVVKLPIILYNVPGRTGVNLSINLLKRLACIENIVAIKEASGNMSYTTEVARQVPELDIYSGNDDLTVPILSVGGKGVISVSANIIPETIHNMVMSFLKGDIKEACRLQLGYNELSNGMFIETNPVPVKEAMNYLGYEVGQCRLPLGEMYQENKEKLYGIIERHEVKKWS; encoded by the coding sequence ATGTCAATTTTTACAGGTTCAGGGGTAGCCCTAGTAACACCATTTACAAATGATAATCAAGTAAATTATAAAAAATTAGAGGAATTATTAGAATTTCATGTAGAAAATAAAACTGATGCTATAGTTGTAGTTGGAACTACAGGAGAAGCTTCAACAATGACAGAGGAAGAGAGATTAGAAGTTATAAAATTCACTGTAGAAAAAATTAATAAAAGAATACCAGTAATAGCTGGAACAGGTTCTAACTGTACAAAAACTGCTGTGGAATTTAGTAAAAAAGTTGAAGAATTAGGCGTAGATGCTCTATTAGTAGTTACTCCTTACTATAATAAAGGAAATGAAAATGGAATATATGAACACTATAAATCAATAGCCTCAGTTGTAAAATTACCAATAATATTGTATAATGTACCTGGTAGAACTGGTGTAAACTTATCTATAAATCTTTTAAAAAGATTAGCTTGTATTGAAAATATTGTAGCTATAAAAGAGGCTAGTGGAAATATGTCTTATACTACAGAAGTAGCAAGACAAGTTCCAGAACTTGATATATATTCAGGAAATGATGATTTAACAGTTCCTATTTTATCAGTAGGAGGAAAAGGAGTGATATCTGTATCAGCTAATATTATTCCTGAAACTATTCATAATATGGTAATGAGCTTTTTAAAAGGTGATATAAAAGAAGCTTGTAGATTACAACTAGGATATAATGAATTATCTAATGGAATGTTTATAGAAACAAATCCAGTTCCTGTAAAAGAGGCAATGAATTATTTAGGATATGAAGTTGGTCAATGTAGATTACCTCTAGGAGAAATGTATCAAGAAAATAAAGAAAAATTATATGGAATAATAGAAAGACATGAGGTAAAAAAATGGAGTTAA
- a CDS encoding energy-coupling factor ABC transporter ATP-binding protein: protein MKDIILKIENLTYSYEENKKVLDGISLEIFQGEKVAVLGNNGSGKTTFFKNINGVYIPDSGEIFFKGRKIEKNKKDINFLRKNIGIVFQNSDSQIIGTTVFDELAFGLLNIGEENSKVEKKVVEIGKKFNLEKYLKTPPHYLSGGEKKRLTIADIVVMEPEIIIFDEPTSELDQKSIKELEITLEELNSEGKTLIISTHDIDFAYKFADRIIIFSDGKVIASDIPENIFKNQEILQKLYLRKPILFEISEELQSRGLLNKDEFPKTMKEIKNILGGKNENR from the coding sequence ATGAAAGATATAATTTTAAAAATAGAAAATTTAACATATTCCTATGAAGAAAATAAAAAAGTATTAGATGGAATATCTTTAGAAATTTTTCAAGGGGAAAAAGTAGCTGTACTTGGAAATAATGGGTCTGGAAAGACAACTTTTTTTAAAAATATAAATGGAGTATACATACCGGATAGTGGAGAGATTTTTTTTAAAGGGAGAAAAATAGAAAAAAATAAAAAAGATATAAATTTTTTAAGAAAAAATATAGGAATTGTTTTTCAAAATTCTGATAGTCAAATAATAGGTACAACAGTATTTGATGAATTGGCTTTTGGACTTTTAAATATAGGTGAAGAAAATTCTAAAGTAGAAAAAAAGGTGGTAGAGATAGGTAAAAAATTCAATTTAGAAAAATATTTAAAGACACCACCACATTATTTAAGTGGAGGTGAGAAAAAAAGACTAACTATAGCTGACATTGTGGTAATGGAACCTGAAATTATTATTTTTGATGAACCTACCTCAGAGCTAGACCAAAAAAGTATTAAAGAATTAGAAATTACTTTAGAAGAATTAAATAGTGAGGGAAAAACTCTTATTATTTCAACTCATGATATAGATTTTGCTTATAAATTTGCTGATAGAATAATAATTTTTTCAGATGGAAAAGTAATTGCTAGTGACATTCCAGAAAATATATTTAAAAATCAGGAGATTTTGCAAAAACTTTACTTGAGAAAACCTATATTATTTGAAATATCAGAAGAATTACAATCAAGAGGCTTATTGAATAAAGATGAGTTTCCAAAAACTATGAAAGAAATAAAAAATATACTAGGAGGAAAAAATGAAAACAGATAA
- a CDS encoding M20 metallopeptidase family protein → MNNIILNNIDKYNDWFIKVRRDLHKIPELDFDLPKTIKYISSTLDELNINYKTNIGKSGIVADIPGKDSSITIALRGDIDALPILENNDFEFKSEHIGKMHACGHDVHNTVLLGVAKILSEIKDEIPCNIRLIFQPAEETTGGALPMIEDGVLKNVNAIFGLHVDPFVNVGSIGIKYGPMFASSCGVKIKVIGKSTHGAFPSEGVDAIVTTAQIISSIQSIVSRNTDARESVVITFGTINGGTKENIVAGEVEVTGILRTLSTESREYNKQRIKEMAEFVAKGYGATAIVNFRNSYNALINHDEYVDIVKEVGNEVLGKENVITKKYSEMGAEDFSYYLERVPGAFFYLGIRNESIGACEPLHNDKFMIDENAIKVGVKVQIANIFKAYENLKNNLK, encoded by the coding sequence ATGAATAATATAATTTTAAATAATATAGATAAATATAATGATTGGTTTATAAAAGTTAGAAGAGATTTACATAAAATTCCTGAGTTAGATTTTGATTTACCAAAAACAATAAAATATATTTCTTCAACTTTAGATGAACTTAATATAAATTATAAAACAAATATTGGAAAAAGTGGAATTGTAGCTGATATCCCTGGAAAAGATTCTTCTATTACTATTGCTTTAAGAGGAGATATTGATGCTTTACCAATATTAGAAAATAATGATTTTGAATTTAAATCTGAGCATATTGGAAAAATGCATGCCTGTGGTCATGATGTTCATAACACAGTTTTATTAGGAGTAGCCAAAATTTTATCAGAAATAAAAGATGAAATTCCTTGTAATATCAGACTTATTTTTCAACCAGCAGAAGAAACTACTGGTGGAGCTCTTCCCATGATAGAGGATGGAGTTTTAAAAAATGTAAATGCTATATTTGGACTTCATGTTGACCCTTTTGTAAATGTTGGAAGTATAGGAATTAAATATGGGCCTATGTTTGCCTCTTCTTGTGGAGTAAAAATAAAAGTTATAGGAAAAAGTACTCATGGAGCTTTTCCAAGTGAGGGGGTTGATGCTATAGTTACTACAGCTCAAATTATTAGTTCTATTCAATCTATTGTTTCAAGAAATACAGATGCTAGAGAATCTGTAGTTATAACTTTTGGTACTATTAATGGTGGAACAAAAGAAAATATAGTTGCTGGAGAAGTTGAAGTTACAGGAATTTTAAGAACTCTTTCTACTGAAAGTAGAGAATACAATAAACAAAGAATCAAAGAAATGGCTGAATTTGTAGCAAAAGGATATGGAGCTACAGCTATTGTTAATTTTAGAAATAGTTATAATGCTTTAATAAATCATGATGAATATGTAGATATTGTTAAAGAAGTTGGAAATGAAGTTTTAGGAAAAGAAAATGTTATTACTAAAAAATATTCAGAAATGGGAGCAGAAGATTTTTCTTATTATCTCGAAAGAGTACCTGGAGCTTTCTTTTATTTAGGTATTAGAAATGAAAGTATTGGTGCTTGTGAACCATTACATAATGATAAATTTATGATAGATGAAAATGCTATTAAGGTTGGAGTAAAAGTCCAAATAGCTAATATTTTTAAAGCTTATGAAAATTTAAAAAATAATTTAAAATAA